In Psychrobacter sp. JCM 18902, a single window of DNA contains:
- a CDS encoding PilW family protein produces MNTRHINSKRTHSSGFTLVELMISLVLGLLISAAVLQVYIINVRTSTVQQSASEVQDSAIFSLQAIEEHIRLANLGNPISNIKDTTNHGGIVLTTANLGTSNATEAKYLTASADSTGWTGSSNITGVESDQLTIQYRNVTSSSLFDCEGVEINSGSSDWVIERYFVRKATGGANTDLALACDAGRVNETGVTVTDFGDAGEVIIPAVDQFKVLLGTLADVSTLSYLPASTYLELTDKPSITTVKFGVIVRSDTPLIEDPESSLPAADKGKFTILGVEQKLKTDSKVRYRRSYESTIVLRSARVMSVTGLKSNVKS; encoded by the coding sequence ATGAATACTCGGCATATAAACAGTAAACGTACTCATTCGTCAGGGTTTACGCTGGTTGAGCTGATGATATCTTTGGTATTAGGGCTACTTATATCGGCCGCTGTCTTACAGGTTTATATTATCAATGTCCGTACCAGTACCGTACAGCAGAGTGCCTCAGAGGTTCAGGATAGTGCTATATTTTCGCTACAAGCTATTGAAGAACATATCCGTCTGGCAAACTTAGGCAACCCTATTAGCAACATCAAGGACACTACCAATCATGGCGGTATCGTGCTGACCACGGCGAACTTAGGTACGAGTAATGCCACCGAAGCCAAGTACTTGACAGCAAGTGCTGATAGTACGGGCTGGACGGGGTCGTCCAATATTACAGGTGTCGAAAGTGACCAGTTAACCATCCAATATAGAAACGTCACCTCATCGTCTTTATTTGATTGTGAAGGCGTAGAGATTAACTCAGGTAGCTCTGATTGGGTAATTGAGCGCTATTTTGTTCGCAAAGCTACAGGCGGTGCTAATACGGACCTTGCATTGGCATGTGACGCAGGTCGTGTCAATGAGACGGGAGTTACAGTGACCGATTTTGGAGACGCTGGCGAAGTTATCATACCAGCAGTAGATCAATTCAAAGTGCTATTAGGAACGCTTGCGGATGTTTCAACCTTGAGCTATTTACCCGCTAGTACTTACTTAGAACTCACAGACAAGCCTTCGATCACAACGGTTAAGTTTGGCGTGATTGTTCGTAGTGATACGCCATTGATAGAAGACCCTGAAAGTAGCTTACCTGCCGCAGATAAAGGCAAGTTTACAATATTGGGTGTCGAACAAAAACTAAAAACTGATAGTAAAGTACGTTATCGTCGTAGTTATGAATCTACCATCGTGCTGCGTAGCGCTCGCGTCATGTCCGTTACTGGATTGAAATCTAATGTCAAGTCTTAA
- a CDS encoding serine hydrolase domain-containing protein: protein MFKALTIKDAIILILLVSLVVVIGYFYANNQARNILWLKTYPVRAELSARNISCSDNSPAWLADILQYQTRNNNAPANQIAYIEPNGTLYYCENGYVGKYPLLSDSITAQMRFRYASVTKLWTADAVLDLIKADKLTLDTKLSSVLSEIDVPKDARVNNITIGQLLTHRAGFDRYSVFGQDMFGIGKDICPNHIDELNNLTLGFDPDTQTSYSNLGYCLLGEVISRLNNQPYTDSIAQQYHFSDSTLEFISDKPMTDEIAYNYVETGLTGHADIYTAFDYDGLASAAGLSGNAIELARQVHSMADKTAPNILSIDPKSACDTTQIAECYGYAMLPYQPQPNLPMVHYRDGGLLGLSSLVAIDEQGGVVALLSNGTPDNGKAGTNKVKIMIYEYLTKTP, encoded by the coding sequence ATGTTTAAAGCTCTAACGATTAAAGATGCAATAATCCTTATTTTGTTAGTATCGTTGGTGGTTGTTATTGGGTACTTTTATGCCAATAACCAAGCCCGTAATATATTATGGCTGAAAACTTACCCTGTGCGTGCCGAGTTATCCGCCCGTAATATCAGTTGCAGTGATAATAGCCCTGCATGGCTTGCCGATATCTTGCAATACCAAACTCGTAACAATAACGCCCCTGCCAACCAAATCGCCTATATCGAGCCAAACGGTACACTATATTATTGTGAAAATGGCTATGTTGGTAAATATCCTCTACTATCAGATAGCATCACCGCTCAGATGCGCTTTCGTTATGCTAGTGTCACTAAGCTGTGGACGGCAGATGCTGTTTTAGATTTAATTAAAGCCGATAAGTTAACATTAGATACCAAGTTATCAAGCGTTTTATCTGAGATTGATGTGCCAAAAGATGCGCGTGTGAATAATATTACTATTGGTCAGTTATTAACGCATCGCGCTGGCTTTGATCGCTATAGTGTATTTGGTCAGGATATGTTTGGCATTGGCAAGGATATTTGCCCCAATCATATTGACGAGCTGAATAATCTTACCTTAGGCTTTGACCCTGATACTCAGACTAGCTATTCTAATTTGGGCTATTGCTTATTGGGTGAAGTGATCAGCCGCCTAAACAATCAACCTTATACAGACAGTATCGCCCAGCAGTATCATTTTTCTGATAGCACCTTAGAGTTTATATCTGATAAGCCAATGACTGATGAGATAGCTTATAATTATGTCGAGACAGGGCTGACAGGACATGCTGACATCTATACTGCCTTTGATTATGATGGATTAGCATCAGCGGCGGGGCTGTCAGGTAATGCGATAGAGTTAGCACGACAAGTGCATAGCATGGCTGACAAGACCGCGCCCAATATATTGTCGATAGACCCAAAATCAGCTTGTGATACCACGCAGATAGCTGAGTGTTACGGCTATGCAATGTTGCCGTATCAGCCACAGCCCAATTTGCCCATGGTGCATTACCGCGATGGAGGATTATTGGGGTTATCGTCATTAGTCGCGATAGATGAGCAAGGCGGCGTAGTAGCGCTATTAAGTAATGGCACACCAGATAATGGTAAGGCAGGCACTAATAAAGTTAAGATAATGATATATGAGTATCTAACAAAAACACCTTAA
- a CDS encoding pilin gives MNTAQKGFTLIELMIVIAIIGILAAIAIPQYQNYIAKSQVSRVMSETASMRTAAETCLNDGIAAGDCDFGWTNSNLLGAGEATKQLQGDALVATFGAVDANSTLVAKFGGNAATAIKTQTLTWTRNPAGSWSCTTTVQGKYKPAGCSGSGS, from the coding sequence ATGAACACTGCTCAAAAAGGTTTTACCTTAATCGAACTAATGATCGTTATCGCCATTATCGGTATCTTAGCTGCGATTGCTATTCCTCAGTATCAGAACTATATCGCTAAGTCGCAAGTATCACGTGTGATGAGCGAGACTGCCTCAATGAGAACAGCTGCTGAAACCTGTCTTAATGATGGTATTGCTGCCGGTGATTGTGATTTTGGTTGGACTAATAGTAATTTGTTAGGTGCAGGTGAGGCTACTAAACAACTACAGGGTGATGCTCTAGTTGCTACATTCGGTGCTGTAGATGCTAATAGTACTTTGGTAGCTAAATTTGGTGGTAATGCGGCAACTGCTATTAAAACTCAAACCTTAACGTGGACACGTAATCCAGCAGGCTCGTGGTCATGTACTACTACTGTACAAGGTAAGTATAAGCCAGCTGGTTGTTCTGGTTCTGGTTCTTAA
- a CDS encoding pilus assembly protein PilX, whose translation MSNNQRYRQAHSIAPSSHQQGAVLIVVLLFLVLIILAGVIAVKQSTTDLKLSTSDQINTLLLQSADNANQNIEQSMNGSSDADAYDAMIARGGPFGHFILTNYSVENEYAFCFRPRDQLFNINKTTILTPDGTITNSGYCDTTKPDDYVSSRNTSMTQVNVSLTPPSAENEAFGSYTIGQGSDSLASKAFMFDINSTAVLPSYADVGDCFEKTSKLHTETDAKKTIGGCMAEKGVPSTVIYEMAEVENQSLRTACVDFGKGSGLLCTLPAS comes from the coding sequence ATGTCAAATAATCAGCGCTATCGGCAAGCGCACTCAATAGCTCCGTCATCTCATCAGCAGGGTGCCGTACTTATTGTGGTATTGCTGTTCTTAGTCTTGATTATATTAGCAGGTGTCATCGCCGTAAAGCAGAGCACTACTGACCTCAAGCTATCAACCAGTGATCAAATCAATACCTTATTACTACAGTCAGCGGACAATGCTAACCAAAATATCGAGCAAAGCATGAATGGCAGTAGCGATGCCGATGCCTATGACGCGATGATCGCGCGTGGCGGGCCATTTGGTCATTTTATCTTGACCAATTATAGTGTTGAGAACGAATATGCATTTTGCTTTCGTCCACGCGATCAGTTGTTTAATATCAACAAAACCACCATTCTAACGCCAGATGGCACAATAACCAATAGTGGCTACTGTGACACTACCAAACCAGATGACTATGTAAGTAGTCGCAATACCAGTATGACCCAGGTCAATGTATCGCTCACACCGCCTAGTGCCGAAAACGAAGCTTTTGGAAGCTATACTATCGGTCAAGGTAGTGACTCGCTCGCGTCTAAAGCCTTTATGTTTGACATCAATAGTACAGCTGTATTACCTAGCTATGCAGATGTGGGTGATTGCTTTGAGAAGACCAGTAAGCTACATACCGAGACTGATGCTAAAAAAACCATTGGCGGCTGCATGGCAGAAAAGGGCGTACCGAGTACTGTCATCTATGAAATGGCCGAAGTCGAAAACCAATCACTACGCACCGCGTGTGTCGATTTTGGTAAAGGTTCAGGACTACTGTGTACACTACCTGCTAGCTAA
- a CDS encoding Tfp pilus assembly protein FimT/FimU: protein MNASANDLPSKLKASSSGFTLIELMVTIAVLAIIAGIATPSISNQLANQRVKSTTATLVNALKEAKAESLIRRQEIEFSYDNNGTDEAGTITFESDNTVIATYQYSAKSKITSSDDEIKFKPSKTVDAMVFTICDSNTDVTPRQVTITSVANITIKTNAGATC, encoded by the coding sequence GTGAACGCATCTGCTAACGATCTACCATCGAAGCTAAAAGCGAGCAGCTCAGGGTTTACTCTGATTGAGCTGATGGTAACCATTGCAGTATTGGCTATTATTGCAGGTATTGCTACGCCGAGCATCAGCAATCAATTGGCTAATCAAAGAGTGAAGTCAACGACTGCGACGCTGGTTAATGCACTAAAAGAAGCTAAGGCTGAGAGTTTGATTCGTCGGCAAGAGATTGAATTTTCGTATGATAATAATGGTACTGATGAAGCAGGGACTATAACGTTTGAGAGCGATAATACCGTCATTGCCACATACCAATACAGTGCCAAGAGTAAGATTACTTCTAGCGATGATGAGATAAAATTTAAGCCGAGTAAGACTGTAGATGCAATGGTATTTACTATCTGTGATAGCAATACTGATGTAACTCCGCGCCAAGTTACTATTACTAGTGTGGCTAATATCACTATCAAAACCAACGCAGGAGCAACGTGCTAA
- the pilV gene encoding type IV pilus modification protein PilV: MNKLSYQRGVGLIEVLVAVLLLSIAVLGFSALQVRAISATDESVVRTKSLTIIRNLAEVMRAYPEAYVKNGTAPPFESILSTEFSDLTAAERAAVVSTIQAVVSSSATDSVVISYVKTNSDDTKTTISKTVSVDATGENCLSTTTKTVGGKIVPKQTCTINELAARDALMIKKQAADQGITINIETCPGSAANAIQQQMCVITAWNGTKAILDDTDAAACAGANGTYKAGSQCLISEAY; encoded by the coding sequence ATGAATAAGCTAAGTTATCAGCGAGGCGTTGGACTGATTGAAGTATTGGTCGCAGTGTTACTATTATCTATAGCTGTATTGGGCTTTAGTGCTTTGCAAGTACGTGCCATCAGTGCCACAGATGAAAGCGTAGTACGCACCAAGTCCTTAACCATAATACGTAACTTGGCTGAGGTAATGCGGGCTTATCCAGAAGCCTATGTAAAAAATGGCACTGCACCACCCTTTGAGAGTATTCTTTCGACAGAATTTTCTGACTTGACGGCCGCTGAGCGTGCGGCAGTGGTGTCAACCATACAGGCTGTGGTAAGTAGCTCTGCTACTGATAGCGTGGTTATTTCTTACGTAAAGACCAATAGTGATGATACTAAAACTACAATTAGTAAAACCGTCAGTGTTGATGCGACTGGTGAAAACTGCCTATCAACCACTACCAAGACCGTAGGCGGTAAGATCGTCCCCAAGCAGACTTGTACGATTAATGAGCTTGCGGCTCGTGATGCGCTGATGATAAAAAAACAAGCGGCCGATCAAGGAATAACGATTAATATTGAAACTTGCCCTGGTAGTGCTGCCAATGCTATCCAGCAACAGATGTGCGTGATTACTGCATGGAACGGTACCAAAGCGATATTAGATGATACCGATGCCGCCGCTTGTGCTGGCGCTAATGGTACCTACAAAGCAGGCAGCCAGTGCCTAATTTCGGAGGCCTACTAA
- a CDS encoding type IV pilin protein: MNRDMRKLPSTSNPQLGFTLMELMIVVTIIGILAAIAYPNYQHYIMKSKRTDMMSEMHNIAAQIESRKLAEGTYSNTLITGLGGDFPRQGTALYTITFTPNPLTSEWSIIATPKTGSQMVNDGILSLNHQNNKCRGSVCDIGNNWND, translated from the coding sequence ATGAACAGAGATATGAGAAAGCTACCATCTACTTCTAATCCTCAACTTGGATTCACGCTGATGGAGCTAATGATAGTGGTCACCATCATTGGCATACTCGCCGCCATCGCCTATCCAAACTATCAGCATTATATCATGAAATCCAAACGCACTGACATGATGAGTGAGATGCATAATATCGCTGCTCAGATAGAGAGTCGTAAATTGGCAGAAGGCACGTATAGTAATACGCTAATCACAGGGCTGGGCGGCGATTTCCCTAGACAAGGTACCGCATTGTATACAATTACTTTTACGCCAAATCCGCTTACTTCTGAGTGGAGTATTATCGCTACTCCCAAAACTGGCAGCCAAATGGTGAACGATGGGATACTCAGTCTGAATCATCAAAATAATAAGTGTCGAGGCAGCGTTTGTGATATTGGCAATAATTGGAATGATTAG
- a CDS encoding type IV pilin protein, translated as MTAVPLTAQHSNRGFTLIELLIVIFIISILTAVAIPSYRQYAVSNAEREVQAKMLRLEIELERWRAKSLTYQGFQPQVVNTATNEVTYSYDDSPATNKTIYVPDGRDASNYRYKIILVDGTVPANSLVNAGLNTTGRTWKMYAEPKNSGITTHASKMMLTSSRAKM; from the coding sequence ATGACAGCCGTACCGCTGACCGCCCAACATAGCAATCGCGGCTTTACCCTTATAGAGCTATTGATTGTTATATTCATAATATCTATTTTGACTGCTGTCGCTATACCAAGCTATCGTCAATATGCGGTAAGCAATGCAGAGCGTGAGGTACAAGCAAAAATGCTGCGGCTTGAGATTGAATTAGAGCGCTGGCGAGCCAAATCGCTGACCTATCAAGGGTTCCAACCGCAAGTGGTCAATACTGCAACCAATGAAGTGACTTATAGCTATGACGATAGCCCTGCGACGAACAAGACTATCTATGTACCAGATGGTCGTGATGCTAGTAACTATCGCTATAAGATTATACTCGTAGATGGTACGGTGCCGGCCAATTCTTTAGTAAATGCAGGCCTGAATACCACAGGAAGGACGTGGAAGATGTACGCAGAGCCTAAAAACTCAGGTATAACCACTCATGCCAGTAAAATGATGCTGACTAGCAGTAGGGCTAAAATGTAA
- a CDS encoding PilC/PilY family type IV pilus protein, whose translation MKYKANPRSNRQSWPIKILTTAVMLGLTGTLAQADITRKPIGDLEIYKAAKPGTATIFMMLDISGSMDQRSIANDYTEFSGNCTEKAIASGKISLVIYNRMPKLAADGSIMKDDDGNSIMVPDLGNIKETINYTPEGCTSGSTIRFSRIERLKLALIELIADKVNDKNGNLKPTGTLADDYAIGVGAFSYNSDGRSAYVLSPTRVLTPDQRIELINQIKGLVANGGTPTAPALAESGAYMMGTTTIDDVKVVAERRYIDNKTRYRRCNGNENTLSYDAELKIHVYKCNNWGDWSTSSRVLPSYKSNSNIYHDDGGITYFAGDNSYSSFAASVATSKEINTNKNVYISPLNDDECSGNGIYLLTDGEPSNNIEDADSISIMNKSLTGSSLSMNSCDNSSSTGLSGSSEQGWGCMATYSQLLRNPANPGKLPIKTATVGFGKTFAGLTGTRSIIINGKQKEVIDCESGRSVKKDTRNLCKLGERKGDNEVKTFGDGGFYYTEESSEIAASVVDFASGLVQIINTAPSGTITIPEDPYRASNQLPYAYLPMLDPEIVSANSIWRGNLKKYNLDQGTLFGKNNSKLYKDIAGDLDENTQDVWQEASFSVEGKTANNDIAAGGVYAQLQAPSGGLGSVRTIYVEDYTSSSNKTPILRKLTVNGSGKPVGFDALVDTVAYSQINQRRLLSFLGFDGVLTNDGQPTTPLTTLTKNLTLTKPINETKVLGGVVHSKPEAISYGSALDNEGNIVTPREDYVLFGSMDGALHLVDAEDGKEEVAIIPRQMLINQSEALVSGSFKADIGQPYFGVDAPWLVKTDYNYDLAGKRVTVDTTSGKGMFAYGGLRMGGEALYGMNITNKSTPKILFTITSQGVSSTTAGKSATTGFDRLGQIWSKPVAAKIRLTKGSSTTKNTAPTDVLIFGGGYDMGYEEDDYVPTTAAPAKGSAIYMVNAQTGELIWSTSSAASSGKNVKIDSMINSITGGITVLDRDNDGLIDHIYAADLGGQVFRADFENARIEQFGFTAVNSFANKGVTRILNVAPTNKKLAYRFYESPIVSFFRRESGPDNGKLFAMVNVISGNRSAPLSILRDNNAYANRVYGIIDNDVTHADLFKSGFSKTIADLTEAKLVNLGDEIPKIASQTTDPTRKAKKDAAIAAMIGKAQSGGTAAVQASKNGWYYPLTRFDGYSNVRYNKGIGDSVVINNLLYTSVYNPDKIYGNTASCTAKITGGSERQIYCLPYGVCMENTSISGTGGFVPAGQGIQELALGAYNADNTDVKVLIGTTTIADRIEAANRAKYGKDAIKDDSNIKDLYSGTDKATQENGDGSSVEYLFNERYTMQPKAWYERK comes from the coding sequence ATGAAATATAAAGCGAATCCAAGGTCTAATCGACAGTCATGGCCTATCAAAATATTAACCACTGCCGTCATGCTAGGTCTGACAGGCACGCTAGCGCAAGCAGATATCACTAGAAAGCCTATCGGCGATTTGGAGATTTATAAAGCGGCAAAGCCTGGTACGGCGACTATTTTTATGATGCTCGATATCTCAGGTAGTATGGACCAAAGAAGTATTGCCAATGACTATACAGAGTTTTCTGGCAATTGTACCGAAAAGGCAATAGCCTCAGGCAAAATCAGCTTGGTTATTTATAACCGTATGCCCAAACTCGCCGCAGATGGCAGTATTATGAAAGACGATGATGGCAATTCCATCATGGTGCCAGACCTTGGTAATATCAAAGAAACTATAAACTATACCCCTGAGGGTTGTACGAGCGGCAGTACAATACGCTTCTCTAGAATCGAGCGCCTCAAGCTTGCGCTTATTGAACTAATAGCTGATAAAGTCAATGACAAGAATGGTAACCTGAAACCAACAGGTACACTAGCCGATGACTATGCAATCGGCGTGGGCGCTTTTAGCTATAACAGTGATGGAAGGTCCGCTTATGTGTTATCTCCTACCAGAGTCTTAACCCCTGATCAGCGTATTGAACTGATTAATCAAATCAAAGGTTTAGTGGCTAATGGTGGTACTCCCACAGCCCCAGCTTTAGCAGAGTCAGGGGCTTACATGATGGGTACGACTACTATTGACGATGTCAAAGTTGTGGCTGAGCGTAGATATATTGATAATAAAACTCGTTATCGTCGGTGTAATGGCAATGAAAACACGCTCTCCTACGACGCAGAGCTAAAGATACATGTTTATAAGTGTAATAATTGGGGTGATTGGTCAACAAGTTCTAGAGTACTACCGAGCTATAAGAGTAACTCCAATATTTATCACGATGATGGTGGGATTACTTATTTTGCAGGAGACAACTCATACAGTAGTTTTGCCGCGTCAGTCGCGACGTCTAAAGAAATAAATACTAATAAAAATGTCTATATATCGCCTCTTAACGATGATGAGTGTAGTGGTAATGGCATTTACTTATTAACCGATGGTGAGCCTTCTAATAATATCGAGGACGCTGACTCAATAAGTATAATGAATAAGTCGTTGACAGGCTCTAGCTTATCCATGAATTCTTGTGATAATAGTAGCTCAACAGGGCTATCAGGGAGTAGCGAGCAAGGCTGGGGCTGTATGGCGACTTACTCTCAGCTACTACGCAATCCTGCCAATCCTGGTAAATTGCCGATCAAAACAGCAACCGTTGGTTTCGGTAAAACCTTTGCTGGATTAACAGGTACGCGCAGCATTATTATTAATGGTAAGCAAAAAGAAGTAATTGACTGTGAAAGTGGTCGTAGTGTAAAGAAGGATACTCGTAACCTCTGTAAGCTTGGTGAGCGTAAAGGCGATAACGAAGTAAAAACCTTTGGCGATGGCGGCTTTTATTATACCGAAGAGTCATCAGAGATTGCGGCTAGTGTGGTCGATTTTGCTTCAGGATTGGTACAGATTATCAATACTGCACCTTCAGGAACGATTACCATTCCAGAAGATCCGTACCGCGCATCAAACCAGCTACCCTATGCCTATCTACCGATGCTCGATCCTGAAATCGTTTCAGCAAACAGTATTTGGCGTGGCAACCTCAAAAAGTATAATTTAGATCAAGGCACGCTATTTGGAAAAAATAATAGTAAACTTTACAAAGATATCGCAGGCGATTTAGACGAAAATACTCAGGATGTCTGGCAAGAAGCTAGTTTTTCAGTAGAAGGTAAAACGGCTAATAATGATATTGCTGCAGGTGGCGTTTATGCTCAGTTACAAGCGCCAAGTGGAGGTTTGGGCAGTGTGCGTACCATCTATGTCGAGGACTATACCTCAAGTAGCAACAAAACCCCAATCTTGCGTAAGCTAACGGTCAATGGTAGCGGTAAGCCAGTAGGGTTCGATGCATTGGTAGATACCGTGGCGTATAGCCAAATAAACCAACGTCGTTTGCTGAGCTTTTTAGGCTTTGATGGTGTCCTTACCAATGACGGACAGCCGACCACACCGCTGACCACGCTCACTAAAAACTTAACCCTCACCAAACCCATTAACGAGACCAAAGTATTAGGCGGCGTGGTACATTCTAAGCCTGAAGCGATATCTTATGGCTCAGCATTAGATAACGAAGGTAACATTGTCACGCCTCGAGAAGACTATGTACTATTTGGCTCTATGGATGGGGCTTTACATTTAGTAGATGCAGAAGATGGTAAAGAAGAAGTCGCTATCATTCCAAGACAGATGCTCATCAATCAGTCAGAGGCATTAGTGAGCGGTTCATTTAAGGCCGATATAGGCCAGCCCTACTTTGGAGTAGATGCGCCGTGGCTGGTCAAGACCGACTATAATTATGACTTAGCGGGTAAAAGAGTAACCGTCGATACTACATCAGGCAAAGGCATGTTCGCTTATGGTGGTCTGCGTATGGGCGGTGAAGCGCTCTATGGTATGAACATCACTAATAAATCGACGCCTAAGATACTATTTACCATTACATCGCAAGGGGTCAGCTCCACGACTGCTGGCAAATCTGCAACCACAGGTTTTGATCGTTTGGGTCAGATTTGGAGCAAACCCGTTGCTGCAAAAATACGCCTAACTAAAGGCTCTAGCACTACAAAGAACACCGCGCCAACTGACGTGCTGATATTCGGTGGTGGCTATGATATGGGCTACGAAGAAGATGACTACGTACCAACCACTGCGGCACCTGCCAAGGGTAGTGCTATATATATGGTCAATGCCCAGACAGGCGAGCTGATATGGTCAACTAGTAGCGCTGCATCATCAGGTAAAAATGTCAAAATAGATAGTATGATTAATAGTATCACCGGCGGTATTACCGTATTGGATCGCGATAATGATGGCCTGATAGATCATATCTATGCTGCTGACTTAGGCGGGCAAGTATTCCGCGCAGACTTTGAGAACGCTCGTATTGAGCAGTTTGGCTTTACCGCTGTCAATAGCTTTGCTAACAAAGGCGTGACGCGCATACTCAATGTCGCCCCAACTAATAAAAAGCTTGCTTATCGCTTTTATGAGAGCCCGATAGTGAGCTTTTTCCGTAGAGAGAGTGGGCCTGATAACGGCAAACTCTTTGCGATGGTCAATGTGATCTCAGGTAACCGCAGCGCGCCGCTATCAATACTGCGTGATAATAACGCTTATGCCAACCGTGTATACGGCATCATCGATAATGATGTGACCCATGCAGATCTATTTAAGAGTGGCTTTAGCAAAACGATAGCCGACCTAACAGAAGCCAAATTGGTCAACTTAGGCGATGAAATTCCGAAGATAGCTAGTCAAACCACCGATCCAACACGTAAAGCTAAAAAAGACGCAGCCATCGCGGCGATGATAGGTAAGGCACAAAGTGGTGGAACAGCTGCTGTTCAAGCTAGCAAAAACGGCTGGTACTATCCGCTCACGCGCTTTGATGGTTATAGCAATGTCAGATATAATAAAGGCATTGGTGATAGTGTGGTGATTAATAACCTACTCTATACCAGCGTCTATAACCCTGACAAGATATATGGCAACACGGCGAGCTGTACAGCCAAGATAACGGGTGGCTCTGAGCGTCAGATCTATTGCCTACCTTATGGTGTCTGTATGGAGAACACCTCTATATCAGGTACCGGTGGCTTTGTCCCTGCGGGTCAAGGTATCCAAGAATTGGCACTTGGAGCATATAATGCTGACAATACTGATGTCAAAGTGCTCATTGGCACAACCACTATCGCTGACCGTATCGAAGCAGCCAATCGTGCAAAATATGGTAAAGACGCTATCAAAGATGATAGTAATATCAAGGATTTGTATTCAGGGACAGATAAGGCTACTCAAGAAAACGGTGATGGCTCATCGGTTGAGTATCTATTCAATGAGCGCTATACCATGCAGCCAAAAGCATGGTACGAGCGCAAGTAG
- a CDS encoding sulfatase-like hydrolase/transferase produces the protein MDNSRRSFLTINTHIVGSQLISNMDYISSSFIQTYTMTGDALQTTKINSSTIELFDYPNSHDKVLLVVNESWGVTANAAVQNDVLSPILDSPVVSRSEQNTLPFIGATIAGELRELCAKAPIHFNLKNQLEGFEDCLPNRYKDLGYNTVAVHGAIGFMYDRQYWYPRTGFQEMLFRDQGLNIPESRCYSFPGNCDTDIAGRVVEKFATNDKLFLYWLTLNTHATYDTRDLETDLFDCRQYNIAADTADCRNLKLQKQFFYTLSQMIAGPAFSGTRVIVVGDHEPPFIEESSTVFISEQVPTFEFEVN, from the coding sequence TTGGATAACAGTCGCCGCAGCTTTTTGACCATTAATACCCACATAGTCGGCTCGCAACTTATCAGTAATATGGACTACATTAGCAGTAGTTTTATTCAAACTTATACTATGACAGGCGACGCTCTTCAGACCACAAAAATTAATAGTTCTACGATAGAGTTGTTTGATTATCCGAATAGTCATGACAAAGTATTGTTAGTGGTCAACGAATCTTGGGGTGTGACTGCCAATGCTGCTGTGCAAAATGATGTGCTGTCACCGATATTAGACAGCCCCGTGGTGAGTAGAAGTGAACAAAACACACTACCTTTTATTGGTGCGACTATTGCAGGAGAGTTAAGAGAGTTATGTGCTAAAGCGCCTATACATTTTAATCTAAAAAACCAGCTTGAGGGTTTTGAGGACTGTCTGCCCAATCGTTATAAAGATTTGGGCTATAATACCGTTGCTGTACACGGAGCGATTGGTTTTATGTATGATAGACAGTACTGGTATCCGCGTACCGGCTTTCAAGAAATGCTGTTTCGGGACCAAGGGCTGAATATACCAGAGTCTCGCTGTTATTCGTTTCCTGGCAATTGCGATACTGACATCGCTGGCAGAGTTGTTGAAAAGTTCGCCACTAATGACAAGCTGTTCTTATATTGGCTGACGCTCAATACGCATGCTACTTATGATACACGTGATTTGGAAACGGACTTATTTGACTGTCGCCAATATAATATAGCAGCTGATACCGCCGACTGTCGTAATCTTAAATTACAAAAGCAGTTTTTTTATACGTTATCTCAAATGATAGCAGGCCCTGCTTTTTCTGGTACACGAGTGATTGTGGTAGGTGACCACGAGCCACCATTTATTGAGGAAAGCTCAACCGTATTTATTAGTGAGCAAGTACCGACATTTGAGTTTGAAGTAAACTAA